The following are from one region of the Stenotrophomonas lactitubi genome:
- the hchA gene encoding glyoxalase III HchA, with product MNTSEPSRQPSPDPAERDAFFPSPYSLSQFTSATTDLSGADYPDARRDGRWKVLMIAADERYLPTANGHLFSTGNHPVETLLPMYHLHKAGFEIDVATLSGNPVKFEWWAFPREDREIGGLYERYEPRLRQPLRLDDVAAALDAGSDYAAVFIPGGHGALIGLPESRAVKATLQWAMDNQRHIITLCHGPAALLAAGVDEADGGSLFRGHRICAFPDAMDRQTPDIGYMPGQLPWFFGERLAQQGVQIVNEGIDGSVMQDRLLLTGDSPLAGNALGKLAARTLLDALATR from the coding sequence ATGAACACGTCAGAGCCCAGCCGCCAGCCCAGCCCCGATCCGGCCGAGCGCGATGCGTTTTTCCCGTCGCCGTACTCGCTGTCCCAGTTCACTTCGGCAACCACCGATCTGTCCGGCGCGGACTATCCCGATGCCCGCCGTGACGGACGCTGGAAGGTGCTGATGATCGCCGCCGACGAACGTTATCTGCCGACCGCCAACGGCCATCTGTTCTCGACCGGCAACCATCCGGTGGAGACGCTGCTGCCGATGTATCACCTGCACAAGGCCGGTTTCGAGATCGACGTGGCAACGCTGTCGGGCAATCCGGTGAAGTTTGAATGGTGGGCGTTCCCGCGCGAGGACCGCGAGATCGGTGGCCTGTACGAACGCTACGAGCCCCGCCTCCGCCAGCCCCTGCGTCTGGACGACGTAGCGGCCGCGCTCGACGCCGGTTCGGACTATGCCGCAGTGTTCATTCCCGGTGGTCACGGTGCGTTGATCGGCCTGCCGGAAAGTCGCGCAGTGAAGGCCACCCTGCAGTGGGCGATGGACAATCAGCGCCACATCATCACCCTCTGCCACGGCCCTGCCGCGCTGCTGGCGGCCGGCGTGGATGAAGCCGATGGCGGCTCATTGTTCCGCGGCCATCGGATCTGCGCGTTCCCCGATGCGATGGACCGGCAGACACCGGATATCGGCTACATGCCTGGTCAACTGCCGTGGTTCTTCGGTGAACGCCTGGCCCAGCAGGGCGTGCAGATCGTCAACGAAGGCATCGATGGCAGCGTGATGCAGGACCGCCTGCTGTTGACCGGCGACAGCCCGCTGGCGGGCAATGCGCTGGGCAAGCTGGCCGCACGCACCCTGCTGGATGCGTTGGCAACGCGCTGA
- a CDS encoding PA1136 family autoinducer-binding transcriptional regulator — protein MDTTVQSLLVLERAPSLAAIGALLRSTGAPLGYDRTLMFATGTDLERGAQRLYWIDGDWFGEGASTDVAHYLHACPVNRHVLDSDAPFFWSKQQGVRGERYRVVRQPRGEGLHGLQVPVFGATGLEGAVSWGGRTIDASPSARLLLELIGTAAFRAAHRLSVAPAVVPAGTLSAREREVLRWVAAGRRQADIAATLGLSTRTVENHLRRARQRLGVATTAQAVRAASRRGEIGD, from the coding sequence ATGGACACCACCGTGCAGTCATTGCTGGTGCTGGAACGCGCACCTTCGTTGGCGGCGATCGGCGCGTTGCTGCGCAGCACCGGCGCGCCACTGGGCTATGACCGCACGTTGATGTTCGCCACCGGCACCGATCTGGAACGCGGCGCGCAGCGCCTGTACTGGATCGATGGCGACTGGTTCGGTGAGGGTGCCAGCACTGACGTGGCGCACTACCTGCATGCGTGCCCGGTCAATCGCCATGTGCTGGACAGCGATGCGCCCTTCTTCTGGAGCAAGCAGCAAGGCGTGCGCGGCGAGCGCTACCGGGTCGTGCGGCAACCGCGGGGCGAAGGACTGCACGGCCTGCAGGTGCCGGTGTTCGGTGCAACCGGCCTGGAAGGGGCGGTCAGCTGGGGCGGGCGCACGATCGACGCATCTCCATCGGCACGGTTGCTGCTGGAGCTGATCGGCACCGCCGCCTTCCGTGCGGCGCATCGGCTCTCTGTCGCCCCGGCGGTTGTGCCTGCCGGCACACTCAGCGCGCGCGAGCGTGAGGTCCTGCGCTGGGTTGCGGCCGGTCGTCGCCAGGCCGATATTGCTGCCACCCTGGGGCTGTCCACACGCACGGTGGAAAACCACCTGCGCAGGGCACGCCAGCGGCTGGGCGTGGCGACCACGGCGCAGGCAGTGCGCGCGGCCAGCCGGCGCGGTGAGATCGGCGACTGA